The genomic DNA CGGATCGTCGCGATCTCGTCGGGTTCCTTGATTTGCCGCAACTGCGGGACAAGCCCGTTGGTCGCGATCAAGTTCTTGTTGGATAGCGCGTCGCGGAAACCTTCCACCGCGGCCCAGCTGATGTCGTTTGCATCCAAACCGATCGTTTCGGCGGCGAAGTCGTCGATTGCTTGAGCGACCAATTGCGTCATCGTTCGATCGGGGCCACGCACAAACGCTTCGAACCCACTGCATTCGTCCGCAATTTGTGTTTCGTAGCGACGGTCGCTGAGGATCGCCGACCGATCGGCGGAGACCAATAGATAGCTGCTGTCGCCGGTGAACCCCGAAAGATAGCGGACATCGGTTTCGCCCGTCACCAACAAGCAATCGACGGCTTGGTCGGCCAACAAATTGCGCAGTTTTTCAATACGTGTCGACATCGATCCGAATCGCTCCGCTGGCATCTAAAGTCCTATGCTTGGGAAAAAGCCACCGCGGCGTGGCAAGACTGCCAATTTTCCCGCACGGCAAGCGCATCGTAGCGTCTCCCCCGCGACGACTCCAGTTGCCTGCCAGCTTTACCTCGCGAAATCACGAACTCCAACCGCAACCTTCATCACACGGCACGTCCGAAAGCACCGCCTCAAGGCGACTCGAAGTCGCGTCGAATCAGTAAGCCCCTTCGCAGAATGCGACGGTCTTGATCGTTCGCAACAGGATGTAGCAATCCAGCCACACCGACCATGAACTGACATAGCGGCGATCGAGTTCGATGCGTCGTTCGTACGTCGTGTTGTTGCGACCGTTGACTTGCCACAGGCCGGTCAGACCTGGCTGAACGGCGATGTAAAGCGGGTAGGCTTCCGCATATTTTTCGACTTCGGCCGATACGATCGGACGCGGCCCGACGAGACTCATTTCGTCCATCAAGACGTTGATCAATTGAGGCAATTCATCGAGACTCGTCTTCCGCAAAATCGCTCCGACGCGCGTGACACGCGGATCTTTTTTCAGCTTGTGGTCGAGCTCCCATTCACGTCGCAACTGCGGATTCTCGTCCAAATGCTGTTGCAAAACTTGGTCGGCATTTTGAACCATCGTGCGAAACTTCCAGACCTGGATTTCGCGTCCGTACCGCCCCACACGGCGGTGCCGGTAGAAGATCGGTCCCGGGGCAGTCAATTTGATCGCAAGACCGATCGCCACCATCACCGGAATCAAGACGGGGGTCGCCGCGATAACCGCGACCAAATCGAGGCAGCGTTTCAGCAGCAAATTCCCTGGCTGCAACAGCCCGTTTTCGGTGTGCGACAATGGAAACAGACCGGGACAACGCTCTTGGCTGTAGCCGCCCGAAGAAAATTCCAAACGCTCGATCAGCGGAATGTGCAGCCCCAGCTGCCCCATCGCCTTCTCGGAAAAATCATTCTGGTCGTCGGAAACCAGCAAACTCGGTGCGCCGACAGAGCGACAGATGTCGTGCAATTCAGCGGTCGGCCCCAGGTACTCCAAACCTCCGCTGTCGTGATCGTAGCTTTCCCAGTAGGGATCCGAACAGCGAACGTAGCCAAGCACTCGGTAGCCAAGCTTTGCCAAATTCCAGGGGCTTTGGCCGTTGAAGTATTCGGTTGCCGATTCGCCCACGACCACACATCGCATCCCCCACCACGTGGTTCGTGCGAGTTGTCGGCGAGCCACCCAGCGTGCGGCGGGCAAAGCCACGACACTGCCTGCCCAAAGCATTGCCAACATCGTCACGCTATGAGAATCGAACGTTGAAAATCCTAGAACTCCAATCGCCAACAAACATGTCGCAATCGAAGAAGCACACGTGTACCGCTTCAATTCGATCGCAGGATTCAGCCCGATCGCCGGATACAGTTGATAGGAAGCCAACAAAAGCACCCAACATAAACTGCCCGACATCACCGTGCCCAACGAAGCGTTTTCAAACGCGACGGGCAATCCAACCAGCGCTTCCAAGATCGTGATCAGAGAGACAACAACGGCAGCATCCACCGCAACCAACGGCAGCGAGGTTGCGAGCCTTTGCACCAGCAATCGTTTCCCTAAATAGATTGCAACCTCGGGTTCCAACCGCAATTCTGGAGTCCGTTCGACGGTCGCCGCATGTGACAGAAGCAAGGTAGTCATGGCAAAATTCGAAGGTTTACAAAGTGGTTCAAGATTGAAAATCAGAGGGCTCCCAGACGCCGCCCGCCCTGAGAATCGCTGACAAGAAATCGCGTCCTGGCACGCCGTTGGCGGGCACAAACATCCGAATTTGCTAACTTCCGCCAACACAAGCCAACGTTGCCGAGTCTGTTTGCCCGAATTCTCAAGTCAAATCCAGAACGCAATGAACCGACGAGATAGTTCATCCAAGCGGTTCAAGGTCCTAAAACCGTTACAACCCGAATCGCCTCTCTGACCAAAAGTAGGGGGAGCAAACGGCCCCATCCTCACCATCGGCACAACCCACCAACACCTCGCTTTGCTACAACTGCACACGCTCGGCGTATCAAAAACCCCTCAACCCACAAAAGCCGAACTTGGACCGAGTGGGCTGGCCGCAATTCAACCGATTCGCACAGCATTCTTCGAAAAATCGCCAACACGCTCCGATAGAGCTATTCGACGGGAACTAACGTCTAGAGGAAGGGGCAACCCCCTCGATCCGGCTAGCTATGAGAGACAGCCGGAGTTCTCACCATCGATACACTTACAGGCATTTGCAATGACGGACCGAACACGGAAGTTCGCGCCCTTGATGGGCACCGCATGGGCTGGGATCCCCACTCTCCTCGTGTTGCTACTTGGAATCGTTGGGAGCCCACTTCCGACCTTCGCACAGACCAACGCATGCGATTGCCCCCCCCTAATTTCCTGCGACAGCGGGTGCGATGGCTGCGGCGGGTGCGACGGTTGCGCCGTCGACGCCGGTTGCGGTTGCCTTGGGTGCGAAGGGCTTGGTTCGTGTGAGCTTTGCAAATCGCTCCACCGGATCCGCGCATCATTTGCCGATTGCGGGATCACGATGCAAAACAACGTGACCCAGTTCTACATGGGGAACACCAGCGGCGGCCTCGAAACCGGATTCGATTACGCGCGGCACGGCGACTACGTAATGAACTTCGATTTCGGCAAGATGGGCGTTCAAGAAGGCCTGTTCCTGAAGCTACGTGCCGAACATCGCATGGGCGACTCCGTTTCGCAAATCACTGGCGCCCTGTTGCCTGCCACGATCGCCGCAGACCTTCCGGTCTCCGACAGCGAACATGTCTACCTGACCAACGTCTTGGTAACGCAAGCCCTGTCGGAGAACTTCATCATGTTCGCCGGAAAGATGGACACGCTTGATGGTGACATGAACGCATTCGCGCACGGCCGCGGCGTTCGTCAGTTCTCCAACATGGCCTTTGTCAGTTCGTCGATCGCGCTTCGCAGCGTCCCCTATTCGACCCTGGGGGCCGGGTTTGCATTCCTGAACGAAGGCGAACCGCTGTTGACGTTCCTGGTCCTGAACCCGACAGACACCGCCAACACGACGGGCTTCAGCGAGCTGTTCAGCGAAGGGGTGACCCTGTCGACCGAATTGCGTCTGCCAACCAACTTCTTTGGCCTGCCCGGGCATCAACTGTTTGGTGGAACCTGGAGCAGCCGCGACTATGTTTCGATCGGACAAGATCCTCGCATCATTCTTCCCGATGTTACCATCGAACGCCACGCCGGATCGTGGTCGCTGTACTGGAACTGCGATCAGTATCTGGTTTCCGATTCGCGTAACCCGTCGCGAGGCTGGGGCTACTTTGCTCGCGCCGGCATCGCCGACGAATCGACCAATCCGATCGGATACTTCCTATCGGCAGGTTTGGGCGGATCGAGCCCCTTGCGAAGTCGAACCGCCGATTCGTTTGGCGTCGGATACTACTACTCCGGAACCAGCGACAAAGTGGGCCCCTTGTTAGAAACCGTTGCCGGTCCGATTGGTGACGGCCAAGGTGTTGAACTGTTCTACAACGTCGCTGTGACTCGAGCGATCACGATTACGCCCGACTTCCAAGTCCTTTCGCAAGCTCGCAAAGAACTGGATCCGGCGGTTGTCGCCGGCGTGCGGATGAACATCGCGTTCTAAGAGGCCCTCGCAACCCAAGGGGCACCGACCTAGCGGGTGCGTTGCGAATGATGCTTGCGGTTGAAGATCTCAGGATCGAACGGATCGACAACCGTTGGTAAACGTTGCGGCTGGGATTCCCCCGCCGGTTCGACCGGCAGCGGATTCTGCTGCGGCGTTGGCATCGCATCGACAGCGACCAACGATGCGTTGGCTTGCTGCTGGTCGAAAGGACTGATGGCGGCGCTGGTGGGAATGGGCATCGCACTCGGTTCGGCTGCCGGCGGCGCGATGGCGAACTGGCTGCACCAATAGGCGAGGCTTGCGAATGCACTGGCTTGCGATTTCCCAAGCGGTGCCTCATCGGAACCACCATGCCCACGCTGCGAATACTCTAACAATGGACTCTTCATCGGGTCGCTGGTATCGATCCAAGTGACCACGTGCTGCAGATTCCGGTGCGTCATCGACGCCGAAACGCGACTGATGCCAGGCAGACGCAGCAACGAAAACTTTCCTTCGCTTCCGCTGTCGTGGCACGCACCGCAACGATTCATCAAGATCGGTTGAACGACACGCGTGAACTGTTGCGTTGCCAACGGTGAGATATGGACATGATCGGCAACACGCGGCGCCACCGCGGGCTCTTCGGCAGTCACCTGTTGGACGTTATCCGATAACAATCGCAGCTGTTGTTCCAAGCGTTGTGCTTCCCCATTTCCGGGCGACAACTCGTACACCTGCATCAATTCGTTTGCCGATTCACGATACAAGCCGTTGTTTAAACACCAGCGTGCATCGATCAGATGGTTCCGAATGCTGGGACGGTCGCGTTGATCGAGTCGGAATTGGTAGAGCGCCTTCAAGTTCGGCCCCCAACACAACACGCGATCAACAGGCATCCGGATAATCCCGCCGTCGGCTTGTTCGATGACGATCCGGTCGCCTTCTTGCTGAGCCCGACCAAAGAGCACTTGATCGTTATTCAATAGCACCGTCGATTGATCGGTTGGCTGATCGTCGGCTGGCAGGCTTCCAGGCAACGCAACAATCGCAACGACGCTAAGCAGCAAACTTAGGAGGGGCGAAGATTCGATAGGAGGTGCGATCCACTTCATGCGGTGACGGTAGCGATTATAGGACCGCGGGGTCAATAGAATGACGATGAATTCTCTAGTACGCGAATTGCAAACCGAAATCGACGGCGTGAACCCGCAAATCGCTGACCTTCCAAGGCATGGTGGGGGCTGGCAACCCACTGAGTCCGCCGGCCGCCAACTGGCTGAGATTTAAATTTGTGTCGATCTGGTCCCCAGGCCGGACCACACGGCTCCAATAGATAAAGTCGTACCCGACGTGCGCCGACCAGCCGCGTGTCAATTGAAACCCGACGTCCAGCCCCAGCTGTGGAATCATCGTGAATTCATTCCCTTCGTACACGCCACGATTCGATTCCAGCACCAACAATCCGGTGTTGACGGTACTGACGTCGTCTCCGCCCGCCAACGGCACGGTCGTGGTCGTGCTTCCATCCAAAGTCGCCGTTGCGCGGTTGTTGCCGAAGCCTAGTTTCATCATCATCCCGACCGACCAGCGACGATGCCTGGCGTGCAAGTCCGCCCCCAAGACAAAGCTGCTTATCTGGTTGTCGGTATCGAACCGGTCCGATTCTGCTATCGTGGTTCCTACAGCCAGCCCCAACGATGAGTCCAGTGTTCGTTTGAAATCTTGGACCTGTACTGATTCTTCGAGTTCGTGATAGTTGTAGCCAGCGAACAGGCGGATCTGACGGCAATCGCTGCGATCGATCACTTGATAAGCCACCAGCCCACCTCCTTGCATCTGCGTACTAGCGGAAACGGAGATGTTTCCTTCCAGCACGCCGGGAAATGCGACCAATTCCGCATTGGGCCCCATCGCCCCCGATTCGACACTGTAAAACGGACGCGCCAGAATCCCGGCACCGTCGCTGTTGGCGTTAAACGAATCGCTAGTCTTGCCCAAAAAGAAATAGCTCAATTCGATCGTCTTCATCCCGCTAGGATCCAGCACGCGGCTTAACGAAAACCGGCTTCCCGATCGGGTGCCATCGACCACCGTCTGCTGGCCAAACAATACCCGCGTGTTCGGTTCGCCCAGAATTCCCGCGTCCGTGCGGGGCGTCCCCGCTTGGCTGCTGGTTACCAACGCGGGGATATCAAACCCCGACATCGACCAAAGCAGATATTCGGCGCTGAAGGTCCATGTGGCCTGGCAGTAGTTGATTCCCGACGCGCCGCAATTGCCTCCACAATTGGCGCAACCACCGACAATAGCCCCTTCGCCTCCATAGTCTTCATACACCTCGCCATCCATCGATTCGATCAACATCGGATCGAAGCTGGCCCGAGCAACGCGTCCCACTGGATTCCCGGCACCGACAAGGTTCGCTGACGGCGGGACGTCCAATCCCGGTGGGATCTGAAACGGCGCGGGCTCCTGCGGTAGCGATTCTTCTTCGTGCGAGGCCAACGCGATCTGCGACCCTGCCGCCGCGCCGCCCTCCTGCGAAGCGTTGTCGGTCGGTGGCGCAATGTCACCACCCGACAGATCATCCGCGAATGGGTCGTTGGTCGATCGGCGGGGCAATTCCTGCGTCGCAGGCTTCGCCGGCGGCTGCGTATCGCGATTAGGAACCGCGGTCCCCGGCTTGCGGTAGGGACGCCACATGTCCGCCGATTGGTTCGACGAAGGAGGCTGCGCGACCGCAATGCTGCTCATCAGCCAGATAACCACAAACAGGCTCCACCCCACACGCAACGGATAACCGGAGAACGTATCAGGCGAAACCGTCGGGCAACGCGATGTAGAGAATGAAATCATGAGGGCGATCACGAAAACTTTGGAAACATGTTCGTTCAGAACTTGCCGGATGCCCCCCAACGCATCGTTCTCACGATCGGGGAGCCATCACATCAAGCGACGGGAGTTTGGGAAAAATTTCCCACACTCGTCAACGTCGACTTGAGCCAAAGTTTAGAAATGTGTCGATTTCGGCCAACTTATGTTTGCCAGCAATCGCCCCACTCGCGATTATCGGTTTTCGATCGGAACAAAGTCGCGCTGCGTCGGCCCCGTGTAGACCTGGCGAGGACGGCCGATCCGCGTGCCGGGCGAATTGTGCATTTCGACCCAGTGGGCGATCCAACCGGGCAGACGCCCCATCGCAAACAGCACAGTAAACATCTGCACTGGAATCCCGATCGCACGATAGATGACGCCGGAATAGAAATCGACGTTCGGATAAAGCTTCCGCTCGACAAAATAAGGATCTTGCAGCGCGACTTCTTCCAATCGCTGGGCTACGTCAAACAATGGATCCTTGATGTCCATCTTGGCTAGCAGCGTGTCGCATGCTTCTTTGATGATGATCGCACGCGGATCGCGGTTCTTGTAAACGCGGTGACCAAAGCCCATCAGACGGAAGCCGTCTTGTTTGTCTTTTGCCATGCGGACGTACTTTTCAACATCACCCCCATCGTCGGCGATCTGTTGCAGCATGTTCACACACGCTTCGTTTGCACCGCCGTGCAGCGGTCCCCACAAGGCGCAGATGCCAGCAGAGATCGATGCGAACAGGTTGGCGTTGCTGCTGCCGACGATCCGAACGGTCGATGTGCTGCAATTTTGCTCGTGATCGGCGTGAACGATCAACAAAAGATTCAGCGCCTTCACGAAATCGGGATCCGGGTGATAGTCTTCGGCGGGCGTGCCGAACATCATCTCCAGGAAGTTTTCGCAATAGGTCAACGCGTTGTTCGGATAAGGGAACGGTTGGCCGACCGATTTTTTGTAGCTGTAAGCCGCGATGGTTGGCAGCTTAGCCAACAAGCGATGGATCGAAATTTCGACCTCTTTCGCATCGTGCGGGTCCAGCGAATCTTGATAGAAGGTCGACAACGCGCCGACCACGCTCGACAGGATCGCCATCGGATGGGCGTCGCGAGGAAAGCCGTTGTAAAACGAACGCATATCCTCGTGAATCATCGTGTGCTTGCGGATCGACGACCGGAACTCGTTCAATTGATCCGCCGTTGGCAGTTCGCCGTAGATCAGCAGATAGCTGGTCTCTACGAAATCGCAATTCTTGGCCAACGTCTCGATCGGATACCCGCGATAGCGGAGGATTCCATTTTCACCATCGAGATAGGTGATCGAACTGGTCGTGCTGCCGGTGTTCACAAAACCTTCGTCGATCGTGATCAGACCGGTCTCACCCCGCAGTTTGCTGATGTCGACAGCCCGTTCGTGCTCGGTACCTTCGATTACTGGCATGTCGATGTGAGTATCGCCAACGCTCAATCGAGCCGTTCCGGTTATTGTTGCTTCGCCGTTAGTCGCCGTACTCATCAAGGGGTGTCTCCACGCACCAAATTTCGAAACATAACTCCAAACGATTCGCTTCGCATCTTAACCGCACGATAGCATCGCGACAATTCGGTTAAGAAAAAACCAATGGTTCGCACGCAACTTCCCATCGGCTGCGAATCGTCTCCAACGTTTATGACGGGCAGGCAAGACCCCACCAAACAGGCGTCAAGGGAAACCAATCTCACGGGTTCCCCATCGGGCACATCCACCCAATCGCGTTCACACGTCGTGCCGCGTGAAAATCATTCGCCCGGCACTGGTCTGCAGCGTGCTGGTGACCGTGACCATCAGGTCCTTGTTGATCTTGTCACGCCCCCCTTCGACGACAACCATCGTGCCATCTTCCAGGTAACCGATCCCTTGATCTTGTCCTTCGCCCGCTTTGATCACCTTCAATTGAAACTGCTCTCCGGGCAAATACATCGGCTTCAGCGAGTTCGCAATTTCGTTTAGGTTGATCACCGGCACGTTGTGAATCTTGGCGACTTTGTTCAAGTTGAAGTCCCCCGTGACCACCTTGCCTTCAAGGTGTTTGGCCAGCAGCACCAATTTCAAATCGACGGCCTGCCCGGCGAACTCCGGCAGATCGCGATCGAAGATCTGCAAATCCACCGCGTCGTTGGCGCGCAACCGGTTCAGCACATCCAGTCCGCGCCGACCGCGGGCGCGCCGCAATTTGTCGCTGCTGTCGGCGATCCCCTGCAATTCGCTCAAGGCAAACCGAGGCATGATCAATTGGTTGTCGAAGATCCCGGTCCCGACCAAATCTTCGATCCGGCCATCGATCACCACGCTGGTGTCCAAGATCAACGGTTTGAAACCCTTCACCTCGCGAACAAATTCGACGTACGGGATGATAAATCGAAAGTCGTCCTTCGTCTGCAATAACAGACTGATGCAGATATAACACAGCACCATGCCCGTCACTAAGCGAACGGGCGTCTGCATGTGTTCGGCCAACAACGGGGCCAGCGCAATGGTCAGCACATAGGTCAGCAAAACGCCCACCAACAAGCCAAAATAGATCGATGAAATCGCATCGATCCGCTTTGTGGGAACAAAGACATCGATAGCGATCACGGCCAGCGCCAGCCCCATCACGATGCAGAAATTGGCCCAGGGCACCCACGAGGGGGTCGTCACCTGTAACGAAGAATTGGCCGCTTGCACCGCATAGTTAATTAATGCGGAGATCCCGCCGGCCACCAGCAGGAAGACCGCGCGTAAGAGGAGCAGACTCATTAGTTTTTACCTTGCCTATCTATAAGTGTTTCTTATGGTGGGGCGATTCCACCGCGTAAAAGTTCGCCAACTTCCGAAACGATCAATCAGGTAAAGCGACAGATGCATCGCAGGGGTGGGGGAATAGGTAGTTGCCCGCGGCCAAGAATAACTTGGCCTTATACCTAATTCGTTCATAGAACCGTCGGAAGCAATATTGCGTGCTTAATCATAAATCATCCTTCCCCAAACATCCTTGGGGCGAAGCATAAAACAGATGATTTTTGCGTTAGATTCTGATCCGCTACTATACGGGAGAACTGGGCAACTTTGTTCAAATCCCAATGCAGACGGGAAACCCGCGTGATCGAAACGGTCGCCGCCCCCAACGCCGGGCGGACGTTCCCGCAGCGCAAATCGTCTCACCGCCGCGCTACCAATCGGCCAACGGCCCGGGCCCCGAGAACAGATACTCGTGCTGTAGATCGCAGAACCGATCGGTCATCCCCGCGATATATTCACCAACCGCGCGGATCGGTCCGACCGTGGTCGCACGCTGACGGAAGCGCAGCGGCAACCGATTCGGATCGGCCACTAAGCGGGAATGCAATTGCTCCAGTCGCTCGCCGGCCGAACGACGGATTTCCAACAGCCGCGCATGACGGTAGATGTTTTCAAAAAGAAACTTTTCCAACTCCCCGCGCTCGCCACGGAACGCCGGATCCTCTTCCACACGCAATCCTTCGGCACGCACCTCCGCCGCCGTCTTGCCTTGGGCCGCATGAATCCGCGGAATGTTGTGCTCAAGAAAATTACTCACCTGCAGATCGACCAATTCATGCACCAGCGCCGGACGCAACTGTTTCGGAGGCAGGTTGCGATACTTCGCTTCGATCGATCGCAGCGCTCGATCGACCAATGGCACCTTGGAAAGTTCTTCAATCGTCAGCAAGCCCAACTGGACCGCGTCGTCGATGTCGTGGGCGTCATACGCCATCGAATCGGCAGCATCGACCACCTGCACTTCCAAAAGCGGCGCGGTGACATCGGCCGGTTGATGCTTATTGGCTCGCTCGGTTTGACCGGCCAGCACTTCGGCCGACAGGTTCAGCCCGCTGAAGCGATTAAATCGCTGCTCCAAATCTTCGACGATTGTCAGCGCAAACTGATTGTGCGAAAACCCGCCCGCTTGCCGCATGCAATCGTGCAACACATCCTCGCCACAGTGGCCATAAGGCGGGTGCCCGATATCGTGCATCAACGCCAACGCCTCGATCAGATCCTCGTTCAATCGCAACACGCGACCGATCGTTCGCGCGATCGATGCCACCTCAAAGGTGTGCGTTAAACGCGTGCGATGGTAATCCCCCATGTCGCCGGTGAAGACCTGCATCTTGCCGGCCAGCCTGCGGAATGCGGAACAGTGCAGAATCCGATCGCGATCGCGTTGAAACGGCCCCCGATAGGGATGGGTTGGTTCGGCATGCTTGCGGCCCAGCGAATCATTGCTGTGCATCGCATAACTGGCCAACAAACCGTCTTCGCGGTCCGCGGGGTGAGGCACACGGTCATTCATCGATGCGTTCGCGTTTCCGAATCAGGTGCAGCGGATGTTGGTCCATCACGTTCGGTTCAAAACCTGCGTAGTCCGGGCTAAACAAATTGGTCCGCGTATAAAAATAGAGGGGAATGACCGGAAGATCCTCCAAGAAGATCGACTCCGCTTCCCGCAACAACTCCATCCGTTCCTCCCCACTGGCGGCTTGCGATCGCGCGATCAATTCGTCGTACTCCGGTCGACTCCAACCGGTACTGTTGTGCGAATTTCCCGTCGTCCACATATCCAAGAACGTATTCGGATCGGGGTAATCGCCGTTCCAACCGCCACGGGCGATCGTGTAATCGACCGTGAAGACCTTGTCCAAATAGGTCCCCCACTCCATGTTCTCCAGCGAAGCCTTCACGTTCAGATTGTTCTGCCACTGCTGTTGGATCACCTCGGCGATCGCCCGATGCGATTCGCTGGTGTTGTACAAAATCGTGAGCGTGGGCATTCCGCGGCCTCCGGGAAAACCTGCGTCGGCCAACAACTGACGCGCCCGCTCGGGATCATACCCTTCCCCTTCAGGACTCTGGTATTCGGTCAGGTACGGTGGCACGATACTGCCGGCGGGGATTTGCCCGGCCCGCGTGACCTCGGTCACAATCTGCTGCTTGTCGATCGCCAGGTTCAACGCGTGGCGAACGCGAACATCATCCAACGGCTTGCGGTTGGTGTTAAGTCGATAGAAATAGACCGCCAGCGAAACACCGACCTTGGCATCGTCGCGCTGCTGGATCTCTTCGATCACCGACAACGGAACATCCGACGCCCAGTGCAGTTGCCCCTTCAAGTACATGTTCAAGGCGGTTGTCTGCGATTTCACGCTGTAGGCATCGATCCGATCCAGCGCCACCGCGTCGGTATTCCAATAATACGGGTTCTTCCGCAACCGAATCCGATCGCGAATCCGACGAAACTCCAATTCATACGGCCCGTTGCAAACCATGTTCTCCGATTTCGTCCACGCCGGGGCCCCAAACTTTTCAACGCAAGCGCGGTTCACGGCAAACAACGTGTAGAAACCTGTCAGGTACGAAAAGAACGGAGTCGGTTCGTTCAATTGGACGACCAGCGTTTTGTCGTCGGGAGTTGCCACGCCACCGAAGTTCGCAAAATCGATCAACACCTGATGCACCGATTCGAGCGTCCCGTCGGCAAAGCTGCCGCCGCCGGGCTGCTTGGTGAAGTACCGCAGCTCCCCGTCGGCATCCCAATCGATCCCTTGATCGCCCACCGGTTTTACGTCGATCGCATAGACCCAAGATTCCTGCCAATCGGCAAGTAATGACTTGCCAAGGTCGCTCGATTCGTCTTCGATCTCCGGCCGCTCAGGCTTTTCGATCGACTTCAGCACCCCATGCAAAACGGTTCCCCGCGGGAACGGTTGCAACGGATCGGGGCTTCCCGGGCGGTCCCTCAGTTCCGCCTCCACGCGGTCGCCCACTTTGATTTCCCCGGTGTTATATTCCTTGCCGCCGACCACGTAATACAGC from Rosistilla carotiformis includes the following:
- a CDS encoding exopolysaccharide biosynthesis polyprenyl glycosylphosphotransferase translates to MTTLLLSHAATVERTPELRLEPEVAIYLGKRLLVQRLATSLPLVAVDAAVVVSLITILEALVGLPVAFENASLGTVMSGSLCWVLLLASYQLYPAIGLNPAIELKRYTCASSIATCLLAIGVLGFSTFDSHSVTMLAMLWAGSVVALPAARWVARRQLARTTWWGMRCVVVGESATEYFNGQSPWNLAKLGYRVLGYVRCSDPYWESYDHDSGGLEYLGPTAELHDICRSVGAPSLLVSDDQNDFSEKAMGQLGLHIPLIERLEFSSGGYSQERCPGLFPLSHTENGLLQPGNLLLKRCLDLVAVIAATPVLIPVMVAIGLAIKLTAPGPIFYRHRRVGRYGREIQVWKFRTMVQNADQVLQQHLDENPQLRREWELDHKLKKDPRVTRVGAILRKTSLDELPQLINVLMDEMSLVGPRPIVSAEVEKYAEAYPLYIAVQPGLTGLWQVNGRNNTTYERRIELDRRYVSSWSVWLDCYILLRTIKTVAFCEGAY
- a CDS encoding carbohydrate porin, coding for MQNNVTQFYMGNTSGGLETGFDYARHGDYVMNFDFGKMGVQEGLFLKLRAEHRMGDSVSQITGALLPATIAADLPVSDSEHVYLTNVLVTQALSENFIMFAGKMDTLDGDMNAFAHGRGVRQFSNMAFVSSSIALRSVPYSTLGAGFAFLNEGEPLLTFLVLNPTDTANTTGFSELFSEGVTLSTELRLPTNFFGLPGHQLFGGTWSSRDYVSIGQDPRIILPDVTIERHAGSWSLYWNCDQYLVSDSRNPSRGWGYFARAGIADESTNPIGYFLSAGLGGSSPLRSRTADSFGVGYYYSGTSDKVGPLLETVAGPIGDGQGVELFYNVAVTRAITITPDFQVLSQARKELDPAVVAGVRMNIAF
- a CDS encoding BBP7 family outer membrane beta-barrel protein gives rise to the protein MISFSTSRCPTVSPDTFSGYPLRVGWSLFVVIWLMSSIAVAQPPSSNQSADMWRPYRKPGTAVPNRDTQPPAKPATQELPRRSTNDPFADDLSGGDIAPPTDNASQEGGAAAGSQIALASHEEESLPQEPAPFQIPPGLDVPPSANLVGAGNPVGRVARASFDPMLIESMDGEVYEDYGGEGAIVGGCANCGGNCGASGINYCQATWTFSAEYLLWSMSGFDIPALVTSSQAGTPRTDAGILGEPNTRVLFGQQTVVDGTRSGSRFSLSRVLDPSGMKTIELSYFFLGKTSDSFNANSDGAGILARPFYSVESGAMGPNAELVAFPGVLEGNISVSASTQMQGGGLVAYQVIDRSDCRQIRLFAGYNYHELEESVQVQDFKRTLDSSLGLAVGTTIAESDRFDTDNQISSFVLGADLHARHRRWSVGMMMKLGFGNNRATATLDGSTTTTVPLAGGDDVSTVNTGLLVLESNRGVYEGNEFTMIPQLGLDVGFQLTRGWSAHVGYDFIYWSRVVRPGDQIDTNLNLSQLAAGGLSGLPAPTMPWKVSDLRVHAVDFGLQFAY
- a CDS encoding citrate synthase, with protein sequence MSTATNGEATITGTARLSVGDTHIDMPVIEGTEHERAVDISKLRGETGLITIDEGFVNTGSTTSSITYLDGENGILRYRGYPIETLAKNCDFVETSYLLIYGELPTADQLNEFRSSIRKHTMIHEDMRSFYNGFPRDAHPMAILSSVVGALSTFYQDSLDPHDAKEVEISIHRLLAKLPTIAAYSYKKSVGQPFPYPNNALTYCENFLEMMFGTPAEDYHPDPDFVKALNLLLIVHADHEQNCSTSTVRIVGSSNANLFASISAGICALWGPLHGGANEACVNMLQQIADDGGDVEKYVRMAKDKQDGFRLMGFGHRVYKNRDPRAIIIKEACDTLLAKMDIKDPLFDVAQRLEEVALQDPYFVERKLYPNVDFYSGVIYRAIGIPVQMFTVLFAMGRLPGWIAHWVEMHNSPGTRIGRPRQVYTGPTQRDFVPIENR
- a CDS encoding PIN/TRAM domain-containing protein, whose amino-acid sequence is MSLLLLRAVFLLVAGGISALINYAVQAANSSLQVTTPSWVPWANFCIVMGLALAVIAIDVFVPTKRIDAISSIYFGLLVGVLLTYVLTIALAPLLAEHMQTPVRLVTGMVLCYICISLLLQTKDDFRFIIPYVEFVREVKGFKPLILDTSVVIDGRIEDLVGTGIFDNQLIMPRFALSELQGIADSSDKLRRARGRRGLDVLNRLRANDAVDLQIFDRDLPEFAGQAVDLKLVLLAKHLEGKVVTGDFNLNKVAKIHNVPVINLNEIANSLKPMYLPGEQFQLKVIKAGEGQDQGIGYLEDGTMVVVEGGRDKINKDLMVTVTSTLQTSAGRMIFTRHDV
- the dgt gene encoding dGTP triphosphohydrolase; protein product: MNDRVPHPADREDGLLASYAMHSNDSLGRKHAEPTHPYRGPFQRDRDRILHCSAFRRLAGKMQVFTGDMGDYHRTRLTHTFEVASIARTIGRVLRLNEDLIEALALMHDIGHPPYGHCGEDVLHDCMRQAGGFSHNQFALTIVEDLEQRFNRFSGLNLSAEVLAGQTERANKHQPADVTAPLLEVQVVDAADSMAYDAHDIDDAVQLGLLTIEELSKVPLVDRALRSIEAKYRNLPPKQLRPALVHELVDLQVSNFLEHNIPRIHAAQGKTAAEVRAEGLRVEEDPAFRGERGELEKFLFENIYRHARLLEIRRSAGERLEQLHSRLVADPNRLPLRFRQRATTVGPIRAVGEYIAGMTDRFCDLQHEYLFSGPGPLADW